The following coding sequences lie in one Megalodesulfovibrio gigas DSM 1382 = ATCC 19364 genomic window:
- a CDS encoding HD family phosphohydrolase, with protein MLHSVAPHGGLAAFVLAMAAMSLLVGVRHTPGVKIFTEGEIATQDVMATQDMLVEDRNSTLERIHRIAENQPPIFDLTADAATRLATRVEAVFVVLNNATMDSMEDARWQAAELLNRELSRASFHLLRDVELQQVIRNDVQPWLAVRLNEGVVLDARMLERFRGGILVRNAALGAEMLRADLSSLRDVATLARELEQYLRRDLNKSLRVRSAISELLEPLITPSLVINPEATRDRIDTVMQSLEPVYYHIRKGEMVVRQGQRVGPQEQLKLQALYAQVPETFDPLRPLGVFVVSMLFAGGMIVSPKGRFFRPVTNRDALLMTGLVVLFAGGTKLLAAIETPLSERLDFLSSDLLVLMAPLAGAGGVMALYFSAASCVSASILLAFLCTQMAGAGLELFCFYFLGSISATLLIKHTETRTEVLRSVLPLTGLLLLAWFGIHLLKYQAAAGIWTALGLVVAHGFLALLCVLALGPIAEMLLGYTSRFRLLEQMSLEQPLLQELMVTSPGTYHHSLIVGNMVEAAARATGANPLLAKVAALYHDVGKIKNPHYFIENQMGCRNKHDKLAPSMSALILVSHVKKGVELARKHNISPEIIDILQQHHGTSLIRFFYVKAQEQAEARGGEPVSEADYRYPGPKPQTKEAGLVLLADAIEASSRTLVDPTPGRIKAHVDQIIRAIFTDGQLDDSELTLKDLTQASACFVRILNGIFHTRIEYPEARKEGTKACQTAGQPPSQAANPPGGHPAGRTAPRADAEREAILPEPFNGPLQ; from the coding sequence ATGCTGCACAGTGTGGCGCCGCATGGCGGGCTGGCGGCGTTCGTGCTGGCCATGGCGGCCATGAGTCTGCTGGTGGGGGTGCGACACACGCCCGGGGTAAAGATTTTCACGGAAGGCGAAATCGCCACCCAGGACGTCATGGCCACCCAGGACATGCTGGTGGAGGACCGCAATTCCACCCTGGAACGCATTCACCGCATTGCGGAAAATCAGCCGCCTATTTTTGATCTGACGGCAGATGCCGCCACCCGTCTGGCAACCAGGGTGGAGGCAGTCTTTGTCGTGCTCAACAACGCCACCATGGACTCCATGGAAGACGCCCGCTGGCAGGCGGCGGAACTGCTCAACCGCGAACTTTCCCGCGCCAGCTTTCATTTGTTGCGGGATGTGGAACTGCAGCAGGTCATCCGCAACGACGTACAGCCCTGGCTTGCAGTCAGGCTGAACGAAGGCGTGGTGCTGGATGCGCGCATGCTGGAACGGTTCCGCGGCGGCATTCTGGTGCGCAACGCCGCCCTGGGAGCAGAGATGCTGCGGGCGGATCTGTCCTCCCTGCGCGATGTGGCCACCCTTGCCCGCGAGCTGGAACAGTACCTGCGACGCGATCTGAACAAGAGCCTGCGCGTGCGGTCCGCCATTTCCGAATTGTTGGAGCCACTCATCACGCCGTCGCTGGTCATCAATCCCGAGGCCACCCGGGACCGCATCGACACCGTGATGCAGTCCCTGGAACCGGTCTATTACCATATCCGCAAGGGCGAAATGGTGGTCCGGCAGGGGCAGCGTGTGGGGCCGCAGGAGCAGCTCAAGCTGCAGGCGCTCTATGCCCAGGTGCCGGAGACCTTCGATCCCCTGCGCCCGTTGGGCGTGTTTGTGGTGAGCATGCTCTTTGCCGGGGGGATGATCGTCTCGCCCAAGGGCCGCTTTTTCCGGCCCGTGACCAACCGCGATGCCCTGCTCATGACCGGGCTGGTGGTGCTCTTTGCCGGCGGCACCAAACTGCTGGCGGCCATCGAAACCCCCCTGAGCGAGCGACTGGACTTTTTGAGCAGCGACCTGCTGGTGCTCATGGCCCCCCTGGCCGGCGCTGGCGGGGTGATGGCGCTGTATTTTTCCGCTGCCTCCTGCGTTTCCGCTTCCATCCTGCTGGCCTTCCTCTGCACCCAGATGGCTGGCGCCGGGCTGGAGTTGTTTTGTTTCTATTTTCTGGGATCCATCTCCGCCACGCTGCTCATCAAACATACGGAAACCCGCACCGAGGTGCTGCGCAGCGTCCTGCCCCTGACCGGGCTGCTCCTGCTGGCCTGGTTCGGCATCCACCTGCTCAAGTATCAGGCTGCCGCAGGCATCTGGACGGCCCTGGGTCTGGTGGTGGCGCATGGCTTTCTGGCCCTTCTGTGCGTGCTGGCCCTGGGACCCATTGCGGAAATGCTGCTGGGCTACACCTCGCGCTTCCGGCTGCTGGAGCAGATGAGCCTGGAACAGCCGCTGCTGCAGGAGCTCATGGTCACCTCGCCCGGCACGTACCATCACTCCCTTATCGTGGGGAACATGGTGGAGGCCGCGGCCAGGGCCACCGGCGCCAATCCGCTGCTGGCCAAGGTGGCGGCCCTGTATCACGATGTGGGAAAGATCAAAAATCCCCACTATTTCATCGAAAATCAGATGGGCTGCCGCAACAAGCACGACAAGCTGGCTCCCTCCATGAGCGCCCTCATTCTCGTCTCCCACGTCAAAAAAGGCGTGGAGCTGGCCAGAAAGCACAACATCTCGCCGGAAATCATCGACATCCTGCAACAGCACCACGGCACCAGCCTCATTCGGTTCTTTTACGTCAAGGCGCAGGAGCAGGCCGAGGCCAGGGGCGGGGAGCCCGTGTCCGAAGCGGATTACCGCTATCCTGGCCCCAAGCCGCAGACCAAGGAAGCCGGCCTGGTGCTCCTGGCAGACGCCATCGAGGCTTCCAGCCGCACCCTGGTGGATCCCACGCCCGGACGCATCAAGGCCCATGTGGATCAGATCATCCGCGCCATCTTCACCGATGGCCAGTTGGATGATTCTGAACTGACCCTCAAGGACCTCACTCAGGCCAGCGCCTGTTTTGTGCGGATCCTGAACGGCATCTTCCACACCCGCATCGAGTACCCGGAAGCCCGCAAGGAAGGAACCAAGGCCTGCCAGACTGCGGGGCAGCCCCCGAGCCAGGCTGCGAATCCCCCTGGGGGGCATCCCGCCGGTCGGACCGCCCCGCGGGCGGATGCGGAGCGCGAGGCCATCCTGCCGGAACCCTTCAACGGCCCCTTGCAATAA
- the ybeY gene encoding rRNA maturation RNase YbeY, whose protein sequence is MITLTRNTPRGYLVPTSRVEIDVFTTWLLERLGLGGSLVEIDLVDDATIAELNLEFMGMPGPTNVLSFPDTDDLHCEAPYVLGEDFLPEEYTEDDGRDCLGDVGDPDTDPDRPLRLGAIALSLDTCAREARLYGQTSREHFFRLLCHGILHCAGLDHSEEMDIITDEAMEEIRTWEAV, encoded by the coding sequence ATGATCACACTCACGCGCAACACGCCGCGAGGGTATCTGGTGCCGACCTCTCGTGTCGAAATCGACGTCTTCACCACCTGGCTGCTGGAACGGCTGGGCCTGGGCGGCAGTCTGGTGGAAATCGATCTGGTGGACGATGCCACCATCGCCGAGCTGAACCTCGAATTCATGGGCATGCCCGGTCCCACCAATGTCTTGTCCTTTCCGGACACCGACGACCTGCACTGCGAGGCTCCCTACGTGCTGGGTGAGGACTTTCTGCCCGAAGAATACACCGAGGACGACGGCCGCGACTGCCTGGGCGATGTGGGCGATCCGGACACAGACCCGGACCGGCCCCTGCGCCTGGGCGCCATCGCCCTTTCCCTGGACACCTGCGCCCGCGAGGCCCGGCTGTACGGGCAGACCTCCCGGGAGCACTTTTTCCGCCTGCTGTGCCACGGCATCCTGCACTGCGCCGGCCTGGATCACAGTGAGGAAATGGACATCATCACCGACGAAGCCATGGAAGAGATCCGCACCTGGGAGGCCGTGTAG